A DNA window from Methanomassiliicoccus sp. contains the following coding sequences:
- a CDS encoding NAD-dependent epimerase/dehydratase family protein — MKLTGRKIMVTGCAGFIASHLAEELLARGNDVIGVDNLSAGKREFMSGMMDNDAFTFIEGDLLTMDLGKALEGVEVVCHLAANPDVRLGAKNTHIHFEQNIEVTYKLLEAGKDHGVKDLMFPSTSTVYGETEVIPTPENYGPLVPISVYGASKLACEALISSYCHTFDQNAVIYRFANVVGTRSTHNVLHDFIRKLREDSSSLEILGAEPGTIKSYVHVKDCVRGMVAGAEASDSQVEIYNIGSRDWMTVKDIADIVVEEMRLPNVEYRWTGGVKGGRGWVGDVKKMLLAVDKLEARGWSPELGSREAIRRAVQEILG, encoded by the coding sequence ATGAAGCTCACAGGTAGAAAGATAATGGTCACTGGGTGCGCGGGGTTCATCGCCAGCCACCTGGCGGAGGAACTGCTCGCCCGCGGCAATGACGTCATCGGCGTCGACAACCTCTCCGCGGGAAAGCGGGAGTTCATGTCCGGGATGATGGACAATGACGCCTTCACCTTCATAGAGGGCGACCTCCTGACCATGGACCTGGGCAAGGCATTGGAGGGCGTGGAAGTGGTGTGCCATCTCGCGGCCAACCCCGACGTCCGCCTGGGTGCCAAGAACACCCACATACACTTTGAGCAGAACATCGAGGTCACCTACAAGCTCCTGGAGGCGGGGAAGGACCATGGGGTCAAGGACCTCATGTTCCCCTCCACCTCCACCGTCTACGGGGAGACCGAGGTCATACCCACGCCGGAGAACTACGGCCCTCTCGTCCCCATCTCCGTGTACGGCGCATCCAAGCTGGCGTGCGAGGCCTTAATATCCTCATACTGCCACACCTTCGACCAGAACGCCGTGATCTACCGCTTCGCCAATGTCGTGGGGACCAGGTCCACGCATAACGTGCTCCATGACTTCATCCGCAAGCTTCGGGAGGATAGCAGCTCCTTAGAGATCCTCGGAGCGGAGCCTGGGACCATCAAGTCCTACGTGCACGTCAAGGACTGCGTGCGGGGCATGGTCGCGGGGGCGGAGGCATCGGACTCTCAGGTTGAAATATACAACATCGGCTCCCGGGACTGGATGACGGTCAAGGATATCGCCGACATAGTAGTCGAGGAGATGCGCCTACCTAACGTGGAGTACCGCTGGACCGGGGGGGTCAAGGGCGGTCGGGGCTGGGTGGGGGACGTGAAGAAGATGCTTCTGGCCGTGGACAAGCTGGAAGCTCGGGGTTGGTCGCCTGAACTGGGTAGCCGCGAGGCTATCCGCAGGGCGGTCCAGGAGATACTTGGTTAG
- the rdgB gene encoding RdgB/HAM1 family non-canonical purine NTP pyrophosphatase — protein sequence MRLMLITSNMGKLAEFRSALTPLGLEVLHSDEDCDEIQADSLEEVVRSCLLQLQDRGRRDIAIDDSGLFVHALGGFPGVYSSYVLRTIGMEGILRLLDGREDRGAHFECCIGASIGGEEIIVHGRCDGTISMRPSGHEGFGFDPIFVPAGFERTFAEISITEKNGISHRGRAIQAFAEELRGRLNEAHR from the coding sequence ATGAGGTTGATGCTGATAACGTCCAACATGGGCAAGCTGGCGGAGTTCCGCTCGGCCCTGACCCCTCTGGGGCTCGAGGTCCTGCACTCCGACGAGGACTGCGATGAGATCCAGGCCGACAGCTTGGAAGAGGTCGTGCGCTCCTGCCTCCTCCAGCTCCAGGACCGGGGGCGGAGGGATATTGCCATAGACGATTCCGGCCTTTTCGTGCATGCCCTCGGCGGGTTTCCGGGAGTGTACTCGTCCTACGTCCTGAGGACCATTGGCATGGAAGGCATCCTGCGTCTTTTAGACGGGCGGGAAGACCGGGGCGCCCATTTTGAGTGCTGCATCGGCGCGTCCATCGGTGGCGAGGAAATCATCGTTCACGGCAGGTGCGATGGGACCATCTCCATGCGGCCGTCCGGCCATGAGGGCTTCGGTTTCGACCCTATATTCGTGCCCGCTGGCTTCGAGCGGACCTTTGCCGAAATATCAATAACCGAGAAGAATGGTATCTCCCACCGCGGCAGGGCCATCCAGGCCTTTGCCGAGGAACTACGGGGAAGACTGAATGAAGCTCACAGGTAG
- a CDS encoding Kae1-associated serine/threonine protein kinase gives MEIIRRGAEAEIRRDVWLGRDVIVKSRVPKGYRHPDLDRGLRASRTRNEARLINEARQVGVPTPVIYDIDLLNAEITMEEVRGPRVKDELDRGDHEKVRELCQHMGGLIALLHKGGIVHGDLTTSNMIMSGGRMWFIDFSLGTRSATVEEKGVDLHLLKEAFQSAHSTLLPMFPVILEAYRQNYEGAEEIIRKMKDIEGRGRYT, from the coding sequence ATGGAGATCATCCGCCGCGGGGCCGAGGCCGAGATACGCCGGGACGTCTGGCTCGGCAGGGACGTAATAGTCAAGAGCAGGGTGCCCAAGGGATACCGGCACCCCGACCTGGACCGGGGCTTGCGGGCCAGCCGCACGCGCAACGAGGCCCGCCTGATAAATGAGGCAAGGCAGGTGGGGGTGCCCACTCCCGTGATCTACGACATCGATCTCCTGAACGCGGAGATCACCATGGAGGAGGTCCGCGGCCCTCGTGTCAAGGATGAGCTCGACCGTGGCGACCATGAGAAGGTCAGGGAGCTATGCCAGCATATGGGAGGGCTCATCGCCCTGCTCCATAAAGGGGGCATAGTCCATGGAGACCTCACCACCTCCAACATGATCATGTCCGGCGGCCGCATGTGGTTCATAGACTTCTCCCTGGGGACCAGGTCCGCCACCGTGGAGGAGAAGGGTGTGGACCTGCACCTCCTCAAGGAAGCGTTCCAGTCCGCTCATTCCACCCTCCTACCCATGTTCCCAGTCATCCTCGAGGCCTACCGGCAGAACTACGAGGGTGCGGAGGAGATCATCCGCAAGATGAAGGATATCGAGGGGAGGGGCAGGTACACATGA